In Bradyrhizobium erythrophlei, a single genomic region encodes these proteins:
- the asd gene encoding archaetidylserine decarboxylase (Phosphatidylserine decarboxylase is synthesized as a single chain precursor. Generation of the pyruvoyl active site from a Ser is coupled to cleavage of a Gly-Ser bond between the larger (beta) and smaller (alpha chains). It is an integral membrane protein.) yields MTVKGLITALTEQENLNFLLTNRIPRAAITRFMGWFSKIENPYVCAASIALWRLFSDLDLSEAKKTEFKSLHDCFTRELKDGLRPFDPDPSVVTSPSDAIIGAHGAIEDTELFQIKGANYSLKDLLGDDRLVETHRNGRFVTLRLTSSMYHRFHAPADFRIEHVTFISGDVWNVNPIALKRVEKLFCKNERAVIETHLSSGEALTIVPVAAILVASLRLHCIEATLNAQTRGPTTFPCDAQVRKGDELGWFEHGSTIIVLTPDRFEFCDNVREGARIKAGQPLLRKP; encoded by the coding sequence ATGACAGTGAAGGGCCTGATCACAGCCCTGACCGAGCAGGAAAACCTTAATTTCCTGCTGACCAACCGTATTCCGCGTGCCGCGATCACCCGTTTCATGGGCTGGTTCAGCAAGATCGAAAACCCTTATGTCTGCGCGGCCTCGATCGCGCTCTGGCGGCTGTTCTCCGACCTCGACCTCTCCGAGGCGAAAAAGACTGAATTCAAGAGCCTGCACGACTGCTTCACCCGCGAGTTGAAAGACGGCCTGCGGCCGTTCGATCCCGACCCGTCCGTCGTCACGAGCCCGAGCGATGCGATCATCGGCGCGCATGGCGCGATCGAGGACACCGAGCTGTTCCAGATCAAGGGCGCGAACTATTCATTGAAGGACCTGCTCGGCGACGACCGTCTGGTGGAAACCCACCGCAATGGCCGCTTCGTCACCTTGCGGCTGACCTCGAGCATGTATCACCGCTTCCACGCGCCGGCCGACTTCCGCATCGAACACGTCACCTTCATCTCGGGCGACGTCTGGAACGTCAACCCGATCGCGCTGAAGCGGGTCGAAAAACTGTTCTGCAAGAACGAACGCGCGGTGATCGAGACGCATCTCTCGTCCGGCGAGGCGCTGACGATTGTGCCGGTCGCCGCGATTCTGGTCGCAAGCCTGCGGCTGCACTGCATCGAGGCGACGCTGAACGCGCAGACGCGCGGGCCGACCACGTTTCCCTGCGATGCGCAGGTGCGGAAGGGCGACGAACTCGGCTGGTTCGAGCACGGCTCGACCATCATCGTGCTGACGCCGGATCGTTTTGAGTTTTGCGACAATGTGCGCGAGGGCGCGCGGATCAAGGCCGGACAGCCATTGTTGCGAAAGCCTTGA
- a CDS encoding NUDIX hydrolase yields MARTPVLAAGGIVLRQSRPRLIAVVRLRKGEWVLPKGKLDDGETPRDAAEREVLEETGHDVSVHEFLGTLAYDAGGRPKIVHYWRMETQGGPTRDLMRDVIAVDWLPLEAAVERLSRDHERAFLANVGPLALESAALARRSREMKVAQPAKRPRRRSVAKPTSAISPPVAPVADEAAIERNGVEHGVIERNVIERDVIQHEALLPDDDAIDAFASLLTREIAPSSAEAERFDAGSSRAIGAEAIVARDNATSEAPHGSRVNVMQRVRGWLRRAV; encoded by the coding sequence ATGGCGCGTACGCCTGTTCTGGCGGCGGGAGGTATTGTGTTGCGGCAGTCGAGGCCCCGGCTGATCGCGGTGGTGCGCTTACGTAAAGGTGAGTGGGTTTTGCCGAAGGGCAAGCTCGACGACGGCGAAACGCCGCGCGATGCCGCCGAGCGCGAGGTGCTGGAAGAGACCGGACACGACGTCTCGGTGCACGAATTCCTCGGCACGCTGGCCTATGACGCCGGCGGACGCCCCAAGATCGTTCACTATTGGCGGATGGAAACACAGGGCGGCCCGACGCGCGACCTCATGCGCGATGTGATCGCAGTCGACTGGTTGCCGCTGGAGGCCGCCGTCGAACGGTTGTCACGCGATCACGAGCGGGCATTCCTCGCCAATGTCGGACCGCTGGCGCTGGAAAGCGCGGCGCTCGCGCGTCGTTCGCGCGAGATGAAGGTAGCCCAGCCTGCCAAGCGCCCGCGCCGCCGTTCGGTAGCGAAGCCGACATCTGCGATTTCTCCGCCGGTTGCGCCGGTGGCCGATGAAGCGGCGATCGAACGGAACGGCGTTGAGCATGGCGTCATCGAGCGAAACGTCATCGAGCGGGACGTCATCCAGCATGAGGCTTTATTGCCTGACGACGACGCGATCGATGCCTTCGCCTCGCTGCTGACGCGGGAGATCGCTCCGTCATCCGCGGAAGCGGAACGTTTCGATGCCGGCTCTTCCCGGGCGATCGGTGCTGAGGCGATTGTCGCTCGGGATAATGCGACGAGCGAGGCGCCGCATGGCTCGCGCGTCAACGTGATGCAGCGCGTGCGCGGCTGGTTGCGGCGGGCGGTGTAG
- a CDS encoding FecR family protein encodes MILLSSGPRSDRSKGLRSCAIAFLFSLTLPGAAHAYAVPTEDAVPAMHLNSGEMQLAQAQPAAPSPAPVPAPAPAANPTSPAAAAPAPATTPPAQGAASDEPIGNVATLTGSASVVRNQNTLPLKLKDDIYLNDVVTTFADSTLGITFNDETTFNLTAKASIKIDDFIYEDGGKQNSALFDVTKGTVAFVASAVAKTGNMEITTPTATLGIRGTTGLVEVDGAGSGAHNIKLYPDPDGHVGTIDVADRSSGARLGTLNQGASGFTVRAGAGGRFTAAPLRISPQQAARDQGVVRQVHAAQAVGRQVVTEQRALRRANPNLNRNNQRNAPSQPGQGRPNQRQPGQGQPGQRQNNLQQRPGGPQQPASPNRTGQHGPPGQTGQTGAPNRAGENRQPGQGGAPSGQPAAPNRSTQQGQPQQPPGAQRPVNAPALHPGGAPNRAAAPPKRPPPPKKPPRERKR; translated from the coding sequence ATGATCCTGTTATCAAGCGGCCCGCGCTCTGACAGATCGAAGGGTTTGCGATCGTGCGCGATCGCGTTTCTTTTCAGCCTGACGCTGCCGGGCGCAGCGCACGCCTATGCAGTGCCTACTGAGGACGCCGTGCCGGCGATGCATCTGAACTCAGGCGAGATGCAGCTCGCGCAGGCCCAGCCGGCTGCGCCCTCGCCCGCACCTGTTCCAGCTCCTGCGCCCGCAGCGAACCCGACCTCGCCCGCTGCGGCCGCGCCTGCACCTGCCACGACGCCTCCGGCGCAGGGCGCGGCGTCCGACGAGCCGATCGGCAATGTCGCAACGCTGACCGGCAGCGCCAGCGTCGTCCGCAACCAGAATACGCTGCCGCTCAAGCTCAAGGACGACATCTATCTCAACGACGTCGTGACGACGTTTGCCGATTCCACCCTCGGCATCACCTTCAACGACGAGACCACCTTCAACCTCACGGCCAAAGCCTCGATCAAGATCGACGACTTCATCTATGAGGACGGCGGCAAGCAGAACTCGGCGCTGTTCGACGTCACCAAGGGCACGGTTGCGTTTGTCGCTTCCGCCGTCGCCAAGACCGGCAACATGGAGATCACGACGCCGACCGCGACGCTCGGCATCCGCGGCACCACCGGGCTCGTCGAAGTGGACGGCGCCGGCAGCGGCGCTCACAACATCAAGCTCTATCCCGATCCGGACGGCCATGTCGGCACCATCGACGTCGCCGATCGCTCGAGCGGCGCGCGGCTCGGCACGCTCAACCAGGGCGCCAGCGGCTTTACGGTCCGTGCCGGCGCCGGCGGACGCTTCACGGCGGCGCCGCTTCGGATCTCGCCGCAACAGGCGGCGCGCGACCAGGGCGTCGTGCGTCAGGTCCATGCCGCGCAAGCCGTGGGACGGCAGGTGGTGACCGAACAACGCGCGTTACGCCGCGCCAATCCGAACCTGAACCGCAACAACCAGCGCAACGCGCCAAGTCAACCTGGTCAAGGCCGGCCGAACCAGCGTCAGCCGGGTCAGGGCCAACCGGGTCAGCGGCAGAACAACCTGCAACAGCGGCCCGGCGGCCCGCAGCAACCGGCTTCGCCCAACCGCACCGGCCAACACGGTCCGCCGGGACAAACGGGACAAACGGGTGCGCCGAACCGCGCCGGTGAGAACCGGCAGCCCGGGCAAGGTGGAGCGCCGAGCGGACAACCGGCGGCGCCAAACCGCAGCACCCAACAGGGTCAGCCGCAACAGCCGCCCGGCGCGCAGCGGCCGGTGAACGCGCCCGCCCTCCATCCAGGCGGAGCGCCGAACCGGGCAGCCGCGCCGCCAAAGCGTCCGCCGCCGCCGAAAAAGCCGCCGAGGGAAAGAAAGCGGTAA
- a CDS encoding extensin family protein has translation MTRGVCLYLVGSFVLVSLAGCGRGFFSEEREPWRAEAEIACLKSGEVKEGPDLVRISPISGPGACGADFPLKVSALGESSASFGFADEDMRPPAGIGNQPRWPGGQPPPPPPSTYYPDQPYRAPGYSGSNYDAPSNYGASSNGPVSLRAPGLAPDQEDESASHGWQAGPSSPYAPQPNYSRDRYPPGAPERVEAPPLAPSYQPPPRLGPGPMQAIAAGPVAVKPAATLACPLVSVLDRWIAETVQPAAQRWFRQRVVEIKQISAYSCRGMNGNSSAHISEHAFGNALDIAAFTLADGRHVTVKDGWRGLPEEQGFLRDVEAGACQQFTTVLAPGSNVYHYDHIHVDLMRRASRRLICQPAAVSGEEVASRAMQRNPYASSREPYATGSLGARKAASRRHGEKVNEEDEFEDE, from the coding sequence ATGACGCGCGGAGTTTGTTTGTATCTCGTCGGCTCCTTCGTCCTTGTTTCGCTTGCGGGATGCGGCCGCGGATTCTTCTCCGAGGAGCGCGAGCCGTGGCGGGCCGAGGCTGAGATCGCCTGCCTGAAATCCGGCGAGGTCAAGGAAGGCCCTGATCTGGTTCGGATAAGTCCGATCTCCGGCCCCGGTGCCTGCGGCGCCGATTTTCCGCTGAAAGTCTCTGCGCTCGGCGAAAGCTCCGCGAGTTTCGGTTTTGCCGACGAGGATATGCGTCCGCCCGCCGGCATCGGCAATCAGCCGCGCTGGCCGGGCGGCCAGCCGCCTCCGCCGCCGCCGTCGACTTATTATCCGGACCAGCCGTATCGCGCGCCTGGCTATAGCGGCTCGAACTACGACGCCCCCAGTAATTATGGCGCGTCGTCCAACGGTCCGGTTTCGTTGCGCGCGCCTGGCCTCGCGCCGGACCAGGAGGATGAAAGCGCATCGCATGGCTGGCAGGCAGGGCCGTCATCACCCTATGCGCCGCAGCCGAACTATTCGCGCGACCGCTATCCGCCGGGCGCGCCGGAGCGCGTCGAAGCGCCGCCTCTCGCGCCGTCGTATCAGCCACCACCGCGGCTCGGTCCGGGGCCGATGCAGGCGATAGCCGCGGGGCCGGTCGCGGTGAAGCCCGCCGCGACGCTCGCGTGCCCGCTCGTCTCGGTGCTCGACCGGTGGATCGCCGAGACCGTGCAGCCGGCGGCGCAGCGCTGGTTTCGCCAGCGCGTGGTCGAGATCAAGCAGATCTCGGCCTATTCCTGCCGCGGCATGAACGGCAATTCGAGCGCGCATATTTCCGAACATGCGTTCGGCAATGCGCTCGACATTGCCGCCTTTACGTTGGCCGACGGACGCCACGTCACGGTGAAGGATGGCTGGCGCGGCTTGCCGGAAGAGCAGGGCTTCCTGCGCGATGTCGAGGCGGGCGCGTGCCAGCAATTCACCACAGTGCTGGCGCCGGGCTCTAACGTCTATCACTACGACCACATTCATGTGGACCTGATGCGCCGTGCCTCGCGTCGTCTGATCTGCCAGCCTGCCGCCGTCTCCGGCGAGGAAGTCGCCTCGCGCGCCATGCAGCGCAACCCTTACGCCTCGTCGCGTGAGCCATATGCGACGGGATCGCTCGGCGCGCGCAAGGCCGCCTCGCGCAGGCACGGCGAAAAGGTCAACGAGGAAGACGAGTTCGAGGACGAGTAG
- a CDS encoding alpha/beta fold hydrolase, giving the protein MSDPIDRRRFLGASATTIAATQFSLSAAANAQTPSASGSAKGGGNTSFASLKQINAGVLNVGYAEAGPADGKPVILLHGWPYDIHAFVDVAPILVSSGHRVIIPHLRGYGTTAFLSDATLRSGQPVAVSADIVALMDALKIEKATLAGFDWGARSADIIAALWPERCTALVSVSGYLIGSQEAGKLPLPPAAELQWWYQFYFATERGRLGYEKYRREFSKLIWKLASPKWNFDDATFERSAKAFDNPDHVAIVIHNYRWRQALAEGEAKFDELEAKLAKAPVIAVPTITMEGDANGAPHPEPSAYAKMFSGKYSYRLISGGIGHNLPQEAPQAFADAVIDVAKGG; this is encoded by the coding sequence ATGTCAGACCCGATCGATCGCCGCCGTTTCCTCGGAGCTTCCGCAACCACCATTGCCGCAACGCAATTTTCCCTGAGCGCCGCCGCGAATGCGCAGACGCCATCGGCAAGCGGTTCGGCGAAGGGCGGCGGCAACACGTCCTTTGCGTCCCTGAAGCAGATCAACGCGGGCGTGCTCAACGTCGGTTACGCGGAAGCCGGACCTGCGGACGGCAAGCCGGTGATCCTGCTGCACGGCTGGCCCTACGACATCCACGCCTTCGTCGACGTGGCGCCGATCCTGGTGTCATCGGGTCATCGCGTCATCATTCCGCACTTGCGCGGCTATGGCACGACGGCGTTTCTGTCGGATGCCACGTTGCGCAGCGGCCAGCCCGTGGCGGTTTCCGCCGACATTGTCGCGCTGATGGATGCGCTCAAAATCGAGAAAGCGACGCTGGCCGGTTTCGACTGGGGCGCGCGCTCGGCCGACATCATCGCAGCGCTATGGCCGGAGCGCTGCACCGCGCTGGTTTCCGTCAGCGGTTATCTGATCGGAAGCCAGGAAGCCGGCAAGCTGCCGCTGCCGCCGGCGGCCGAACTGCAATGGTGGTATCAGTTCTACTTCGCGACCGAACGCGGGCGATTGGGTTATGAAAAATATCGCCGTGAATTTTCCAAGCTGATCTGGAAGCTCGCCTCGCCGAAATGGAATTTCGACGACGCCACGTTCGAGCGCAGCGCGAAAGCCTTCGACAATCCGGATCACGTCGCGATCGTGATTCACAATTATCGCTGGCGGCAGGCATTGGCTGAAGGCGAAGCGAAATTTGACGAGCTCGAAGCGAAGCTTGCGAAAGCGCCGGTGATCGCCGTGCCGACGATTACGATGGAGGGCGATGCCAACGGCGCACCGCATCCGGAGCCATCGGCCTATGCGAAAATGTTCTCGGGCAAATATTCGTATCGCCTGATATCAGGCGGCATCGGGCACAACCTGCCGCAGGAAGCGCCGCAGGCCTTTGCCGACGCGGTGATCGATGTGGCGAAGGGCGGGTGA
- a CDS encoding tripartite tricarboxylate transporter substrate-binding protein: MKRRQFIALVAGMAGWPVVARLPGALAQSSRPVTIIVPYAAGGPTDTLARILAQRISVGLGQNVLIENVPGASGSIGVGRVARASPDGTTLSIGNVGSHVFNGAIYSLPYDLLNDLKPVALVASNAQLLLGKPGIPATTLEELITWIKAQPRAILIGTGGPGSAAHLSGVYLEQHLKISATMVPFRGTGPALQALMAEQIDILFDQVSNALPQVRAKTIKAYAVTAKNPSSVAPDIPTTDAAGLPGFYVAVWHGLWVPKDTRASVIASLNSAVVDALADSTVRARLAELGQDIPAPDQQTPQALGSFQKAEMEKWWPIIKAANIKPE; encoded by the coding sequence ATGAAACGTCGTCAATTTATCGCCCTGGTGGCTGGCATGGCCGGATGGCCGGTCGTGGCGCGCCTGCCTGGCGCGCTTGCACAGTCTTCGCGTCCGGTCACCATCATCGTGCCCTATGCGGCGGGTGGCCCGACCGACACGCTCGCGCGAATTCTGGCCCAGCGCATCTCGGTCGGGCTTGGGCAAAACGTTTTAATCGAAAATGTGCCGGGCGCGAGCGGAAGCATAGGCGTCGGTCGTGTCGCGCGCGCCTCGCCGGATGGCACGACGCTCAGCATCGGCAACGTTGGTTCACACGTTTTCAACGGCGCCATCTATTCGCTACCGTATGATCTGCTGAACGACCTGAAACCGGTTGCGCTGGTTGCCAGCAATGCGCAGTTGCTTCTCGGTAAACCCGGCATACCCGCAACGACGCTCGAGGAATTGATCACCTGGATCAAGGCGCAGCCCCGCGCGATTCTGATCGGAACGGGCGGGCCCGGAAGTGCAGCCCACCTCAGCGGGGTGTATCTCGAGCAACATCTGAAGATTTCGGCGACGATGGTCCCCTTTCGTGGCACCGGACCCGCGTTACAGGCTTTAATGGCAGAGCAGATCGACATTCTTTTCGACCAGGTCTCGAACGCCCTGCCGCAGGTGAGGGCGAAAACCATCAAGGCTTATGCCGTCACGGCAAAGAATCCATCTTCAGTCGCACCCGACATCCCGACGACGGATGCAGCCGGCTTGCCGGGCTTTTACGTCGCCGTCTGGCACGGGCTATGGGTCCCGAAGGATACCCGGGCCAGCGTCATCGCCAGTCTCAATTCCGCCGTTGTCGATGCGCTGGCGGATTCAACCGTCCGCGCGAGACTGGCAGAACTCGGTCAGGACATTCCCGCGCCCGATCAGCAGACCCCGCAGGCGCTCGGCAGCTTTCAGAAAGCCGAAATGGAGAAATGGTGGCCGATCATCAAGGCCGCCAATATCAAGCCGGAATAG
- a CDS encoding glyoxalase superfamily protein, translating to MSSIDELKSEAAALEAKASAQGHPLKHCDALEQVARNHGYDSWRACRAILGDQVSGTGSTLPEKSPINNIEMKRYTSKEWNFALDIPARWNAFPAVPTNSPYEVIRFASHEGGVHVSIIFRQPYDPGQGLKAYVDQIQQSLVNAGFGNFVPGETTIGSRVVPTLDFDKPDDKGGTWSVRHYFVLYGTLAYVVSFGTSRWHAMADLFDRIAKTFVVDVEAKSSSLEP from the coding sequence GTGTCATCAATCGATGAACTCAAATCCGAGGCCGCAGCGCTTGAAGCGAAAGCGAGCGCTCAGGGGCATCCCCTCAAACACTGCGACGCCCTTGAGCAGGTCGCAAGAAATCACGGGTACGATAGCTGGCGTGCTTGTCGTGCAATCTTGGGCGATCAAGTCTCAGGCACTGGCAGCACGCTGCCGGAAAAGTCCCCTATCAACAACATCGAGATGAAGCGTTATACCAGCAAGGAATGGAACTTCGCGCTGGATATCCCCGCGCGTTGGAATGCATTTCCTGCCGTGCCAACCAACAGCCCGTACGAGGTGATTCGTTTCGCTTCGCATGAAGGCGGCGTGCACGTCTCAATCATTTTTCGGCAACCCTACGATCCCGGACAGGGTCTCAAGGCATACGTCGATCAAATACAACAATCTCTGGTTAACGCCGGTTTCGGAAATTTTGTTCCGGGTGAAACTACCATCGGATCGCGTGTGGTGCCGACACTCGACTTTGACAAGCCTGACGACAAAGGTGGCACCTGGAGTGTTCGCCATTACTTCGTGCTTTATGGCACGCTTGCGTACGTGGTGAGTTTTGGCACCAGCAGATGGCACGCAATGGCCGATCTGTTCGACCGAATAGCGAAAACCTTCGTCGTGGACGTGGAGGCGAAATCTTCGTCGCTTGAACCGTGA
- a CDS encoding DUF4239 domain-containing protein: MTDLLISLLVFVVISGGALAGAAARPLLSESHLQPDSKDVVKIATGLIGTLAALVLGLLIASAKGSFDQKTSQVRQMTAKIILLDELLAQYGPNAIPVRTRLRQSIEPLANSIWHEGEVAADKPVPFRASAQSLAFENELESLSPSNDTQRSLQSRAIAAFTEGAQTRLLLFAQAGGSIPTPFLIILVFWLSAIFVSFTLFAPTNPVVIASLLVCALSFAGAIFLVLELDSPFTGLMGVSSATLRHALLPLGP, from the coding sequence ATGACTGACCTGTTGATCTCGCTTCTTGTCTTCGTGGTGATATCAGGCGGCGCCCTGGCCGGCGCCGCCGCTCGACCCCTGCTGTCGGAAAGTCATCTTCAGCCGGACTCCAAGGACGTTGTCAAAATAGCAACGGGCCTGATCGGTACACTGGCCGCCCTTGTACTGGGACTGTTGATCGCATCGGCGAAAGGCTCGTTCGACCAGAAGACCAGCCAGGTCAGGCAGATGACCGCCAAAATCATTCTTCTTGACGAGTTGCTCGCGCAATATGGTCCGAACGCAATTCCCGTCCGAACCCGTCTGCGGCAAAGCATTGAGCCGTTGGCCAACAGCATTTGGCATGAGGGAGAGGTTGCGGCCGACAAGCCGGTTCCTTTCAGGGCGAGCGCCCAGTCTTTGGCCTTCGAGAATGAACTGGAAAGCCTGTCGCCGAGCAATGACACGCAGCGCTCACTGCAATCACGCGCCATCGCGGCCTTTACCGAAGGCGCGCAGACCCGGCTGCTTCTGTTTGCGCAGGCCGGCGGTTCAATCCCGACACCGTTTCTGATCATTCTGGTTTTCTGGCTGAGCGCGATTTTCGTCAGCTTCACTCTGTTCGCGCCAACCAATCCGGTCGTGATAGCCTCATTGCTTGTCTGCGCGCTGTCATTTGCCGGGGCGATTTTTCTGGTTCTGGAACTCGACAGCCCCTTCACGGGGCTGATGGGGGTTTCAAGCGCGACGCTGCGCCATGCGCTTTTGCCGCTAGGTCCGTGA
- a CDS encoding DUF1254 domain-containing protein yields MKRSMIALFLAGSFIQSAMAQSASSSITEEAARAIGIDAYVYFYPLLTMDITRKQFTNVEPGTEFGKGPMNTFVNVPEYPPADFKGVVRSNFDTLYSIAWLDLTKEPLVVSAPDTDGRFYLLPMLDMWTDVFASPGWRTTGTTAANFLMTPPGWTGTVPEGFTRISAPTPYVWIIGRTKTDGPADYEAVHKIQAGYVVTPLSRWGKPPEPAIVKIDPGIDMKTPPKIQVDTMPAAKYFAYAAELLKLHPPHDTDQPIISQMKRIGIEPGKSFDFEKLDPAVKKALESAPADAQHLMTWKIATLARVVNGWSMNTDTMGVYGNYYLKRAMVSQVGLGANLPEDAIYPLNLGDNTGKPLDGANKYTIHYDKGAAPPVNAFWSITLYDTEGFQVGNSLNRFAVASWMPFKTNADGSLDLYFQNENPGKDKEANWLPAPKGAFNLTMRLYGPKSDALTGKWSPASVTKVP; encoded by the coding sequence ATGAAGCGCTCGATGATCGCATTATTTCTCGCAGGAAGCTTCATACAATCAGCGATGGCACAGAGCGCTTCTTCGTCCATCACCGAGGAGGCGGCGCGCGCCATCGGCATCGATGCCTATGTCTACTTCTATCCCCTGCTGACGATGGACATCACGCGCAAGCAATTCACCAACGTCGAGCCGGGCACGGAGTTCGGTAAAGGTCCGATGAATACATTTGTCAACGTCCCGGAATATCCTCCCGCTGACTTCAAGGGGGTTGTTCGCTCCAATTTCGACACGCTCTATTCCATCGCCTGGCTGGATTTAACCAAGGAGCCGCTGGTCGTCTCTGCGCCCGACACTGACGGGAGATTTTATCTGCTGCCGATGCTCGACATGTGGACCGACGTCTTTGCGTCCCCAGGCTGGCGGACGACGGGGACGACGGCGGCCAATTTTCTGATGACCCCGCCCGGCTGGACAGGAACGGTACCGGAAGGATTTACGCGCATCAGCGCGCCTACTCCCTATGTCTGGATCATTGGTCGTACCAAGACTGACGGCCCGGCCGATTACGAAGCGGTGCATAAAATCCAAGCTGGCTACGTGGTCACGCCGCTCTCGCGTTGGGGCAAGCCACCTGAGCCCGCGATTGTAAAAATCGACCCCGGCATCGATATGAAGACGCCGCCGAAGATTCAGGTCGATACCATGCCAGCCGCGAAATACTTTGCCTACGCAGCTGAACTGCTGAAGCTGCATCCGCCTCACGATACCGATCAGCCGATCATCTCACAGATGAAGCGTATCGGCATCGAGCCTGGCAAGAGCTTCGATTTCGAAAAACTCGACCCGGCCGTGAAGAAAGCGCTGGAGAGCGCGCCTGCGGACGCCCAGCACCTCATGACGTGGAAGATCGCGACCCTCGCCCGCGTCGTGAACGGCTGGTCGATGAACACCGACACCATGGGTGTCTACGGTAATTACTATCTCAAGCGCGCCATGGTGTCCCAGGTAGGCCTCGGCGCCAATCTTCCGGAGGATGCCATATATCCGCTGAATCTGGGCGACAACACCGGCAAGCCGCTCGACGGCGCAAACAAATACACAATCCACTACGACAAGGGCGCCGCGCCGCCGGTGAACGCCTTCTGGTCCATCACCCTCTATGACACCGAAGGGTTTCAAGTCGGAAACAGCTTGAATCGTTTCGCGGTCGCGAGCTGGATGCCGTTCAAGACCAATGCAGATGGATCGCTCGACCTCTATTTCCAGAACGAGAATCCTGGCAAGGATAAGGAGGCCAACTGGCTTCCGGCGCCGAAGGGAGCGTTTAATCTGACCATGCGTCTTTATGGTCCAAAGTCCGACGCACTCACGGGAAAATGGAGCCCGGCGTCGGTGACGAAAGTACCATAA
- a CDS encoding TAXI family TRAP transporter solute-binding subunit produces the protein MVSQNWPVWLRFVLLVGVVGLASGASLLAYRYYTRPVTLSVAVGSIDGEAAKAMSAIASRLVSTNAPVRLKVIDNGTALEAASSFSAGKVDLAVVRGDAGDLSQAQAVVVVSHVVVLIIAPPGSPIDGIDKLKGRRVGVIGGDANSKIVDVLSREFGLDRAKVFKDIALTDARRAIQSKEVSALLVVIPLAGKYLSLVRDFFQQGGSKALPVLVPIESAGAIAQAERAYESFDVPKGTLRGSPPVPDDDLTTLRASLYLVAHKKLSADLITSLTLTIMKVRRELLAEDPIFAQITAPSTDQDAYLPLHPGAAAVYNSTQQSFMDEYGNWIYLTPMALGGAATLLAAAWKFLGLAQPSTGQGPLDSLYALGRRIRKASTEAELSDIEEEIDDILNAQRTKSAGGDENAVDDATLNVAAHRLEGLIHDRRAMLAKRPAVVSAA, from the coding sequence ATGGTTTCGCAAAATTGGCCAGTCTGGCTTCGTTTTGTCCTGCTTGTCGGTGTGGTTGGACTTGCGTCGGGCGCGAGCCTCCTTGCCTATCGGTATTACACGCGCCCGGTAACGCTGAGCGTGGCGGTGGGGTCGATCGACGGCGAAGCCGCCAAGGCGATGTCGGCCATTGCGAGCCGGCTGGTTTCGACCAACGCGCCGGTGCGCCTCAAGGTTATCGACAACGGCACGGCGCTTGAAGCGGCGAGCTCGTTTTCGGCGGGCAAGGTCGATCTCGCGGTGGTTCGCGGTGACGCCGGCGATCTGTCGCAAGCGCAAGCCGTCGTCGTCGTGAGCCATGTGGTCGTGCTCATCATCGCGCCGCCGGGTTCTCCCATCGACGGTATCGACAAGTTGAAGGGCCGCCGCGTCGGCGTGATTGGCGGGGACGCCAATAGCAAAATTGTCGACGTGCTGAGCAGGGAATTCGGCCTCGACCGCGCCAAGGTCTTCAAGGATATCGCGTTGACGGATGCCCGGCGCGCCATTCAATCCAAAGAGGTGAGTGCGCTGCTGGTCGTGATTCCACTGGCTGGAAAATATCTGTCACTGGTGCGGGACTTCTTTCAACAGGGAGGCTCCAAAGCGTTGCCGGTGCTGGTCCCGATCGAGTCCGCCGGGGCAATCGCACAAGCCGAACGCGCTTATGAGAGCTTCGACGTTCCCAAGGGCACGCTGCGCGGGTCGCCACCAGTGCCGGACGATGACCTGACGACCTTGAGGGCTTCATTGTATCTGGTTGCACACAAGAAGCTCAGCGCTGATTTGATCACCAGCCTTACGCTAACGATCATGAAAGTGCGCAGGGAGCTTCTCGCCGAGGACCCGATTTTCGCACAGATCACCGCGCCCAGCACCGATCAGGATGCCTACCTTCCGCTGCATCCCGGCGCGGCAGCCGTATACAACAGCACCCAGCAAAGCTTCATGGATGAATACGGCAACTGGATTTACCTGACGCCGATGGCACTCGGGGGCGCGGCCACCTTACTCGCCGCGGCCTGGAAATTCCTTGGACTGGCCCAGCCCTCAACCGGACAAGGTCCGCTGGATTCTCTTTATGCGCTGGGACGCCGGATCCGGAAGGCAAGCACCGAGGCCGAGTTGTCAGACATCGAAGAAGAGATCGACGACATCCTCAATGCGCAGCGCACCAAATCCGCCGGCGGGGACGAGAACGCGGTAGATGACGCGACGCTCAATGTGGCTGCGCATCGGCTGGAGGGTTTGATACACGATCGACGAGCGATGCTTGCGAAGAGACCCGCGGTGGTCTCCGCGGCCTGA